A window from Piliocolobus tephrosceles isolate RC106 chromosome 11, ASM277652v3, whole genome shotgun sequence encodes these proteins:
- the FAM237A gene encoding protein FAM237A translates to MADPGNRGGIHHPLSFTCSLLIVGMCCVSPFFCHSQTDLLALNQADPQCWESSSVLLLEMRKPRISNTVSGFWDFMIYLKSSENLKHGALFWDLAQLFWDIYVDCVLSRNHGLGRRQLAGEEEKISAAQPQHTRSKQGTYSQQLRTSLLKKKELIEDLISMHVRRSGSSAIGKVNLEIKRK, encoded by the exons ATGGCTGATCCTGGGAACAGAGGAGGGATCCACCACCCCTTGAGCTTCACCTGCTCCCTGCTCATTGTGGGAATGTGCTGTGTATCTCCTTTCTTCTGCCATAGCCAGACAGACCTGCTGGCTCTTAACCAAGCTGATCCTCAGTGCTGGGAATCCTCCTCAGTGCTTCTCCTGGAAATGCGGAAGCCTCGCATTTCCAACACTGTTTCGGGCTTCTGGGATTTTATGATCTACCTGAAGTCATCTGAGAACTTGAAGCATGGAGCACTGTTTTGGGATCTGGCTCAACTCTTCTGGGACATCTATGTGGACTGTGTGCTCTCTAGGAACCACGGCTTAGGAAGGAGGCAATTGgctggagaggaagagaaaatctcAGCAGCACAGCCACAGCACACAAGGAGTAAACAAG GTACATATTCTCAGCAACTAAGGACCTCCTTACTAAAGAAGAAAGAGTTGATTGAAGATTTGATAAGCATGCATGTGCGTAGAAGTGGGTCTAGTGCTATTGGAAAAGTGAAcctggaaataaagagaaaataa